Proteins from one Sarcophilus harrisii chromosome 2, mSarHar1.11, whole genome shotgun sequence genomic window:
- the LOC100919034 gene encoding protein FAM170A, with the protein MKRRYEEGSSYVKSTEKGSQEGEGHMREDSPIRPGPSMVIKAENQQENENSSIYYSFSSSFSSSAITPKTDCKGCIYYIQVKTIKGVAVAWETETGMEPIQRAPRIYELNPSEENRLESPYQNLSGKALADMEKNVDEMNEDYKEEEVPGPSRISDERRRRKIPDWMVTTDNGYRCVACCRVFLTLEDLKRHAKSGPKEGFSCHVFNKKIHERRRVQKNLPLGKDEHLTQSPKEQSKPREDQGKGKGRHGRTSRETQSMELHHDKDAE; encoded by the exons ATGAAGCGTAGATATGAAGAGGGGTCATCATATGTCAAGAGTACTGAAAAAGGATCACAAGAAGGAGAAG GGCATATGAGAGAAGATTCTCCAATTAGACCTGGCCCAAGTATGGTGATCAAAGCTGAGAACCAGCAAGAAAATGAGAATTCTTCTATCTActattcattttcctcttctttctcttcttctgccATAACACCCAAAACTGATTGTAAAGGGTGCATCTACTATATCCAGGTGAAAACTATAAAAGGAGTGGCCGTGGCATGGGAGACTGAGACTGGAATGGAGCCAATCCAGAGGGCACCTCGAATTTATGAATTAAACCCATCTGAAGAGAACAGATTAGAGTCTCCTTACCAAAACTTATCTGGCAAAGCTCTGGCTGATATGGAGAAAAATGTGGATGAAATGAATGAAGActataaagaggaggaagtaccAGGACCTTCAAGGATTTCAGATGAAAGACGACGGAGAAAGATCCCTGATTGGATGGTCACAACAGACAATGGCTACCGTTGTGTGGCCTGCTGCCGGGTATTCCTCACTTTGGAGGACCTCAAAAGACATGCTAAATCTGGTCCCAAGGAGGGATTTAGCTGCCatgtttttaacaaaaaaatccaTGAAAGACGAAGAGTCCAGAAAAATTTGCCTCTAGGCAAAGATGAACATTTAACTCAAAGCCCCAAAGAACAAAGTAAGCCACGTGAAGACCAGGGTAAAGGAAAAGGCCGACATGGACGCACCTCCCGTGAAACTCAGAGTATGGAGTTGCACCATGACAAGGATGCGGAATGA